A DNA window from Xyrauchen texanus isolate HMW12.3.18 chromosome 6, RBS_HiC_50CHRs, whole genome shotgun sequence contains the following coding sequences:
- the LOC127644520 gene encoding activin receptor type-2B-like isoform X1 — MFVPWLTFVLIWGGGCTGGPSQGEVATSECIYYNDNWRTEKTNQSGFERCEGEKDKRLHCYASWMNSTGTIRLVKKGCWLDDFNCYDRQECVATEESPQVFFCCCEGNYCNERFTHLPEAIAPAVKILPPDLEPSLLGVLVYSLLPLAILSLALVLACWTYHQRKPPYRHVDIGQNAGLPPPSPLVGLKPLQLLELKARGRFGCVWKAQLLSEYVAVKIFPIQDKQSWQNERDIYLTEGFKHENILLYISAEKRGTNLQMELWLVTEFHERGSLTDYLKGNSLSWPQLCHIAASMARGLAYLHEDLPYRAEGPKPAIAHRDFKSKNVLLKMDLTAVIADFGLAVCFEPGKPPGDTHGQVGTRRYMAPEVLEGAINFQRDAFLRIDMYSLGLVLWELVSRCTASDGPVGEYQLPFEEEVGQHPTLEDLQDAVVHKKMRPIFKDCWIKHLGLGQLCETIEECWDHDAEARLSAGCVEERISTIAKATNTIITSTTECLVSMVTSNSDTDLPPKESST; from the exons ATGTTTGTTCCCTGGCTGACTTTTGTACTTATCTGGGGAGGAGGGTGCACAG GAGGACCCAGTCAGGGGGAGGTGGCGACCAGTGAGTGCATCTACTACAATGATAACTGGAGGACAGAAAAGACCAATCAGAGCGGTTTTGAGCGATGCGAGGGGGAGAAAGACAAGAGGCTGCACTGTTATGCCTCCTGGATGAACTCCACCGGAACAATCCGCCTGGTGAAAAAAGGCTGCTGGCTCGACGACTTTAACTGTTACGACAG ACAGGAGTGTGTGGCCACAGAGGAGAGTCCTCAGGTATTTTTCTGTTGTTGTGAGGGAAACTATTGCAATGAGAGATTCACACACCTGCCTGAGGCCATCGCCCCTGCAG TAAAGATTCTGCCCCCGGATCTGGAGCCGTCTCTGTTGGGCGTGCTGGTTTATTCTCTTCTTCCTTTGGCCATTCTCTCACTCGCCCTGGTGCTCGCCTGCTGGACGTACCACCAGCGAAAACCACCCTACAGACATGTCGACATCGGCCAG AATGCTGGTCTTCCTCCTCCGTCTCCTCTGGTTGGACTGAAACCACTACAGTTGCTGGAGCTGAAAGCCAGGGGGCGCTTTGGCTGTGTGTGGAAGGCCCAGTTATTGAGTGAATATGTGGCAGTAAAAATATTTCCAATTCAG GACAAGCAGTCATGGCAGAATGAAAGAGACATTTACCTCACAGAGGGTTTTAAACATGAGAACATTCTACTCTACATCTCAGCAGAAAAACGAGGCACCAACCTACAGATGGAGTTGTGGCTGGTTACCGAATTCCACGAAAgg GGATCTCTAACAGATTACCTAAAGGGGAACTCGTTGAGCTGGCCTCAGTTGTGCCATATTGCCGCAAGTATGGCCCGTGGTCTGGCGTATCTTCATGAAGATCTTCCTTACAGAGCTGAGGGACCTAAACCAGCAATTGCACACAG AGATTTCAAGAGTAAGAACGTTCTGCTCAAGATGGATTTGACTGCCGTGATTGCTGACTTTGGATTGGCTGTCTGCTTTGAGCCAGGGAAACCGCCAGGAGATACTCATGGTCAG GTTGGAACGCGGCGGTATATGGCTCCAGAGGTGCTAGAAGGAGCCATTAATTTCCAGAGGGACGCGTTCCTGCGGATCGACATGTATTCTTTAGGACTGGTTCTATGGGAGCTGGTATCTCGCTGCACTGCCTCTGATG GTCCTGTGGGTGAGTACCAGTTGCCGTTTGAGGAAGAGGTGGGTCAGCACCCAACACTGGAAGACCTTCAAGATGCGGTAGTCCATAAGAAGATGAGGCCCATCTTTAAAGACTGTTGGATTAAACATCTG GGTTTGGGACAGTTGTGCGAGACCATTGAGGAATGCTGGGACCATGATGCGGAGGCTCGACTATCAGCGGGCTGTGTGGAGGAACGCATCTCAACCATCGCCAAGGCAACCAACACTATCATCACTTCTACCACAGAGTGCCTGGTATCCATGGTTACATCTAACAGTGATACAGACCTACCACCCAAAGAGTCCAGTACCTGA
- the LOC127644520 gene encoding activin receptor type-2B-like isoform X2 has product MFVPWLTFVLIWGGGCTVKILPPDLEPSLLGVLVYSLLPLAILSLALVLACWTYHQRKPPYRHVDIGQNAGLPPPSPLVGLKPLQLLELKARGRFGCVWKAQLLSEYVAVKIFPIQDKQSWQNERDIYLTEGFKHENILLYISAEKRGTNLQMELWLVTEFHERGSLTDYLKGNSLSWPQLCHIAASMARGLAYLHEDLPYRAEGPKPAIAHRDFKSKNVLLKMDLTAVIADFGLAVCFEPGKPPGDTHGQVGTRRYMAPEVLEGAINFQRDAFLRIDMYSLGLVLWELVSRCTASDGPVGEYQLPFEEEVGQHPTLEDLQDAVVHKKMRPIFKDCWIKHLGLGQLCETIEECWDHDAEARLSAGCVEERISTIAKATNTIITSTTECLVSMVTSNSDTDLPPKESST; this is encoded by the exons ATGTTTGTTCCCTGGCTGACTTTTGTACTTATCTGGGGAGGAGGGTGCACAG TAAAGATTCTGCCCCCGGATCTGGAGCCGTCTCTGTTGGGCGTGCTGGTTTATTCTCTTCTTCCTTTGGCCATTCTCTCACTCGCCCTGGTGCTCGCCTGCTGGACGTACCACCAGCGAAAACCACCCTACAGACATGTCGACATCGGCCAG AATGCTGGTCTTCCTCCTCCGTCTCCTCTGGTTGGACTGAAACCACTACAGTTGCTGGAGCTGAAAGCCAGGGGGCGCTTTGGCTGTGTGTGGAAGGCCCAGTTATTGAGTGAATATGTGGCAGTAAAAATATTTCCAATTCAG GACAAGCAGTCATGGCAGAATGAAAGAGACATTTACCTCACAGAGGGTTTTAAACATGAGAACATTCTACTCTACATCTCAGCAGAAAAACGAGGCACCAACCTACAGATGGAGTTGTGGCTGGTTACCGAATTCCACGAAAgg GGATCTCTAACAGATTACCTAAAGGGGAACTCGTTGAGCTGGCCTCAGTTGTGCCATATTGCCGCAAGTATGGCCCGTGGTCTGGCGTATCTTCATGAAGATCTTCCTTACAGAGCTGAGGGACCTAAACCAGCAATTGCACACAG AGATTTCAAGAGTAAGAACGTTCTGCTCAAGATGGATTTGACTGCCGTGATTGCTGACTTTGGATTGGCTGTCTGCTTTGAGCCAGGGAAACCGCCAGGAGATACTCATGGTCAG GTTGGAACGCGGCGGTATATGGCTCCAGAGGTGCTAGAAGGAGCCATTAATTTCCAGAGGGACGCGTTCCTGCGGATCGACATGTATTCTTTAGGACTGGTTCTATGGGAGCTGGTATCTCGCTGCACTGCCTCTGATG GTCCTGTGGGTGAGTACCAGTTGCCGTTTGAGGAAGAGGTGGGTCAGCACCCAACACTGGAAGACCTTCAAGATGCGGTAGTCCATAAGAAGATGAGGCCCATCTTTAAAGACTGTTGGATTAAACATCTG GGTTTGGGACAGTTGTGCGAGACCATTGAGGAATGCTGGGACCATGATGCGGAGGCTCGACTATCAGCGGGCTGTGTGGAGGAACGCATCTCAACCATCGCCAAGGCAACCAACACTATCATCACTTCTACCACAGAGTGCCTGGTATCCATGGTTACATCTAACAGTGATACAGACCTACCACCCAAAGAGTCCAGTACCTGA
- the LOC127645412 gene encoding gamma-crystallin N-A, whose protein sequence is MSQYSGKIVFYEGKCFTGSRLEVFGECDNFQDRGFMNRANSIRVESGAWVCFDHPDFKGQQYMLEKGEYPEFQRWNSHNDHMGSCKPIKMHGEHYRMELYEGENFTGQCVELCEDCPFLQTTGFSKNCLNSIKVYGDGAWVMYEEPNYRGRMYIVQRGNYCTFMEWQAENPNIQSIRKVVNYF, encoded by the exons ATGTCACAGTATTCAGGGAAG ATAGTGTTCTATGAGGGGAAGTGTTTCACAGGCAGTAGGCTGGAGGTGTTTGGAGAATGTGATAACTTCCAGGACCGTGGATTCATGAACAGGGCGAACTCCATCCGCGTGGAGAGCGGTGCATGGGTGTGCTTTGACCATCCAGATTTCAAGGGACAACAGTACATGCTGGAGAAAGGAGAGTATCCGGAATTCCAACGCTGGAACTCCCACAATGATCACATGGGCTCCTGCAAGCCAATCAAAATG cATGGGGAGCACTACAGAATGGAGCTGTATGAGGGTGAGAACTTCACTGGTCAGTGTGTTGAACTGTGTGAAGACTGTCCCTTCCTCCAGACCACAGGATTCAGCAAGAACTGTCTCAACTCCATTAAAGTCTATGGAGACGGCGC TTGGGTGATGTACGAGGAGCCGAATTACCGCGGCCGCATGTACATTGTGCAGAGAGGAAACTACTGCACATTTATGGAGTGGCAAGCTGAGAATCCCAACATTCAGTCTATCCGCAAGGTGGTCAACTATTTCTAA